A genomic region of Candidatus Methylomirabilota bacterium contains the following coding sequences:
- a CDS encoding HisA/HisF-related TIM barrel protein yields the protein MMVIPAIDLQGGRCVRLVEGRADTATVFGDDPVVWARRWATEGAPRLHVVDLDGAFAGGPR from the coding sequence GTGATGGTGATCCCGGCGATCGACCTCCAGGGCGGGCGCTGCGTCCGCCTGGTGGAGGGGCGCGCGGACACGGCCACCGTGTTCGGAGACGACCCCGTCGTCTGGGCCCGGCGCTGGGCGACCGAGGGGGCGCCGCGACTCCACGTCGTCGACCTCGATGGCGCCTTCGCGGGCGGCCCGCGC
- the hisH gene encoding imidazole glycerol phosphate synthase subunit HisH yields MIAIVDYGRGNLGSVGKALARVGSPGRGADIVITDDRGTVERAGALVVPGDGAFADAMQSLERLGLVGPIRAHIEAGRPYLGICLGYQLLFTESEEFGHAKGLDVLPGVVRRFPARLKVPHMGWNQLRFRPGSLPLLAGVPDGAYVYFVHSYYPVPDSIADSAVATCEYGVRFPALLSRGTLHGTQFHPEKSQGWGLRLLENFAALAATPGMPP; encoded by the coding sequence ATGATCGCGATCGTGGACTACGGGCGCGGCAACCTCGGGAGCGTGGGGAAGGCCCTCGCCCGGGTCGGGAGCCCCGGCCGCGGCGCCGACATCGTGATCACCGACGACCGGGGCACGGTCGAGCGCGCCGGCGCCCTCGTCGTGCCCGGCGACGGTGCCTTCGCCGATGCCATGCAGAGCCTCGAGCGGCTGGGCCTCGTCGGCCCGATTCGCGCCCACATCGAGGCCGGCCGCCCCTACCTCGGAATCTGCCTCGGCTACCAGCTCCTCTTCACCGAGAGCGAAGAGTTCGGCCATGCCAAGGGCCTCGACGTCCTGCCGGGCGTGGTGCGCCGCTTCCCGGCCCGGCTCAAGGTCCCCCACATGGGCTGGAACCAGCTCCGCTTCCGCCCCGGGTCGCTGCCGCTGCTCGCCGGCGTTCCGGACGGGGCCTACGTCTACTTCGTCCACTCCTATTACCCGGTTCCCGACTCCATCGCCGATTCCGCCGTCGCGACCTGCGAGTACGGGGTGCGCTTCCCGGCGCTCCTGAGCCGCGGGACGCTCCACGGCACCCAGTTCCACCCCGAGAAGAGCCAGGGCTGGGGGCTCCGGCTCCTCGAGAACTTCGCCGCGCTGGCGGCGACCCCCGGGATGCCGCCGTGA
- the hisB gene encoding imidazoleglycerol-phosphate dehydratase HisB: MERVARIERKTRETEILLQLNVDGTGEASAQTPIPFLNHMLEAMGKHGLLDLKVDARGDTDVDLHHTVEDVGICLGKAFHEALADKRGIVRFGAAFVPMDEALASVHLDISGRPYFSYNVPFSKTKVGNFDLDLLKDFFRAFAMNAMVNLHVNLQYGENLHHIAEAIFKAFGRALAEASRLNPRIEGVLSTKGSL, translated from the coding sequence ATCGAGCGGGTGGCCCGCATCGAGCGGAAGACGCGGGAGACGGAGATCCTGCTCCAGCTCAACGTCGATGGGACCGGCGAGGCCTCGGCTCAGACGCCGATCCCCTTTCTCAACCACATGCTGGAGGCGATGGGGAAGCACGGGCTCCTCGACCTGAAGGTCGACGCCCGCGGCGACACGGACGTGGACCTGCACCACACGGTGGAGGATGTCGGGATCTGCCTCGGCAAGGCCTTTCACGAGGCCCTCGCCGACAAGCGGGGCATCGTCCGCTTCGGCGCCGCCTTCGTACCGATGGACGAGGCGCTCGCCTCGGTCCACCTGGACATCTCGGGGAGGCCCTACTTCTCCTACAACGTGCCGTTCAGCAAGACGAAGGTGGGGAACTTCGACCTGGATCTCCTCAAGGACTTCTTCCGGGCCTTCGCGATGAACGCGATGGTGAACCTGCACGTGAACCTGCAGTACGGGGAGAACCTGCACCACATCGCGGAGGCGATCTTCAAGGCCTTCGGCCGGGCGCTGGCGGAGGCATCGCGGCTGAACCCGCGGATCGAGGGCGTCTTGTCGACCAAGGGATCCCTGTGA
- the hisD gene encoding histidinol dehydrogenase: MIRRLRAAELGIEGVVAALARPHAEAAPDLLARVAAIVDEVRRQGDAALLELTKRFDGVELTAGELRVSAAEWAAAGPDGLEAALGEAARRIEAFHRHQLPRSWWIHDEHGSLLGQQVTALERVGCYVPGGSAAYPSTVLMTLIPARVAGVRELVITSPPGPDGRLDPTVLAAARLGGATEAYKVGGAQAIAALAYGTATIRRVDKIVGPGNIYVALAKRLVFGEVGIDLVAGPSEVVVVADAGADPRHVAADLLAQAEHDPLARAVCLTDAPRLGETVAAEVARQCPRLPRAAIAEAAVRAHGAVVVTRDLAEAVAIANRLAPEHLELCVADPFAWLPMVRHAGAIFLGRHTPEVVGDYLAGPNHVLPTGATARFASGLSVEDFVKRSSLIHYTPAGLRAAWPHLRALAAAEGLQGHSEAARVRVEPPGASGPEEGE, encoded by the coding sequence GTGATCCGACGGCTCCGGGCCGCCGAGCTCGGCATCGAGGGGGTCGTGGCCGCGCTCGCCCGCCCCCACGCCGAGGCCGCCCCCGACCTGCTGGCGCGGGTCGCGGCCATCGTCGACGAGGTCCGCCGGCAGGGCGACGCCGCGCTCCTCGAGTTGACGAAGCGGTTCGACGGGGTCGAGCTGACAGCCGGCGAGCTTCGCGTCTCGGCGGCCGAGTGGGCCGCCGCCGGGCCGGACGGGCTCGAGGCCGCGCTCGGCGAGGCGGCGCGGCGCATCGAGGCCTTCCACCGCCACCAGCTCCCGCGCTCCTGGTGGATCCATGACGAGCACGGCTCGCTCCTCGGCCAGCAGGTGACGGCGCTCGAGCGGGTCGGCTGCTACGTGCCCGGCGGGAGCGCCGCCTATCCGTCCACCGTCCTGATGACCCTGATCCCGGCGCGGGTGGCGGGCGTCCGGGAGCTCGTCATCACCTCGCCGCCCGGGCCCGACGGCCGGCTCGACCCGACGGTGCTGGCCGCGGCGCGCCTCGGGGGAGCCACCGAGGCCTACAAGGTCGGGGGCGCCCAGGCGATCGCGGCCCTCGCGTACGGCACGGCGACGATTCGCCGGGTGGACAAGATCGTGGGCCCCGGCAACATCTACGTCGCGCTCGCCAAGCGCCTCGTCTTCGGCGAGGTCGGGATCGACCTGGTAGCCGGGCCGAGCGAGGTCGTCGTGGTGGCGGATGCCGGGGCCGATCCGCGCCACGTGGCCGCCGACCTCCTGGCCCAGGCCGAGCACGACCCCCTCGCCCGCGCGGTCTGCCTCACCGACGCCCCGCGCCTCGGCGAGACCGTCGCGGCCGAGGTCGCCCGCCAGTGCCCGCGCCTACCGCGGGCGGCGATCGCCGAGGCGGCGGTGCGGGCCCATGGGGCGGTGGTGGTCACCCGGGACCTTGCCGAGGCGGTGGCCATCGCCAACCGCCTGGCCCCCGAGCACCTCGAGCTGTGCGTCGCGGACCCTTTTGCATGGCTGCCGATGGTCCGGCACGCGGGGGCGATCTTCCTGGGCCGCCACACGCCCGAGGTCGTGGGCGACTACCTGGCCGGTCCCAACCACGTGCTCCCGACCGGCGCCACCGCCCGGTTCGCCTCGGGGCTCTCGGTCGAGGACTTCGTCAAGCGCTCGAGCCTCATCCACTACACGCCAGCCGGGCTGCGGGCCGCCTGGCCGCATCTTCGGGCGCTCGCGGCGGCCGAAGGTCTCCAGGGGCACAGCGAGGCGGCGCGCGTCCGCGTCGAGCCGCCTGGCGCGAGCGGACCGGAGGAGGGAGAGTAG
- the hisG gene encoding ATP phosphoribosyltransferase, which produces MSGVARPLTLALPKGRLLRPALELLRRAGLDGIPADESRRLIFTDPARGLRLLFLKPADVPTYVEYGAADLGIVGKDILLEQEPDVYEPLDLGFGRCRLVVAESKALWEHDDPSKWSWVRVATKYPNLTRRYFSERGIQVEVVRLDGSIELAPLVGLAERIVDLVQSGETLRANGLVEVAEILASTARLIVNRAAQKTAYQAVSRFLDELRGEVAR; this is translated from the coding sequence ATGAGCGGAGTCGCGCGGCCACTGACGCTCGCCCTGCCCAAGGGCCGCCTCCTCCGGCCGGCCCTCGAGCTGCTCCGGCGGGCCGGGCTCGATGGCATCCCGGCCGACGAGTCCCGTCGCCTCATCTTCACCGACCCGGCCCGGGGGCTCCGTCTCCTCTTCCTCAAGCCGGCGGATGTCCCCACCTACGTGGAGTACGGAGCGGCGGACCTCGGGATCGTCGGCAAAGACATCCTCCTCGAGCAAGAGCCGGACGTCTACGAGCCGCTCGATCTCGGCTTCGGGCGCTGCCGGCTGGTCGTGGCCGAGTCGAAGGCGCTCTGGGAGCACGATGACCCGTCGAAGTGGTCGTGGGTGCGCGTGGCGACCAAGTACCCGAACCTGACCCGGCGCTACTTCTCGGAGCGCGGGATCCAGGTGGAAGTCGTCCGGCTCGACGGCTCGATCGAGCTGGCCCCCCTGGTGGGCCTGGCCGAGCGCATCGTGGACCTCGTCCAGTCGGGCGAGACGCTCCGGGCCAACGGCCTCGTCGAGGTCGCCGAGATCCTGGCCTCGACGGCGCGCCTGATCGTGAACCGCGCGGCCCAGAAGACGGCCTACCAGGCGGTCAGTCGCTTCCTCGACGAGCTGCGCGGGGAGGTGGCCCGGTGA
- the murA gene encoding UDP-N-acetylglucosamine 1-carboxyvinyltransferase, with amino-acid sequence MPARLVVDGGVPLHGEVRASAAKNAALPLLAASLLSEAPIVLENVPRLADVATITELLRRLGTEVRYEDGATVARTPRVVSVEAPYELVSTMRASVLVLGPLVARAGRARVALPGGCAIGVRPIDLHLKGLERLGAEIQLSQGYVEARAARLKGARIVFDSVTVTGTENLMMAAALAEGTTVLENAAREPEIPDLARLLNAMGAKIQGAGTERIEIRGVEALAGARHRIIPDRVEAGTFLVAGAITGGDVTVRDVVPDHLTAILDKLEAAGARLDVGVDRIRVRANGRPRPTDIVTNPFPGFATDMQAQMMALLGLADGSSVITETIFENRFMHAAELRRLGASIEIDGHRAVIRGVEAYQAAPVMATDLRASASLVLGGLAARGTTVVSRVYHLDRGYEAMETKLAALGARIRRER; translated from the coding sequence ATGCCCGCCCGACTGGTCGTCGACGGAGGCGTCCCCCTGCACGGCGAGGTGCGCGCGAGCGCGGCGAAGAACGCGGCGCTCCCGCTGCTGGCGGCGTCGCTCCTCTCCGAGGCGCCGATCGTGCTCGAAAACGTGCCACGTCTGGCCGATGTGGCGACGATCACGGAGCTGCTCCGGCGGCTCGGCACCGAGGTCCGGTACGAGGACGGCGCGACGGTGGCGCGGACGCCGCGGGTCGTGTCGGTGGAGGCGCCGTATGAGCTGGTCTCCACGATGCGGGCCTCGGTCCTCGTCCTCGGACCCCTGGTGGCGCGCGCGGGGCGGGCGCGGGTGGCGCTGCCGGGCGGCTGTGCCATCGGCGTGCGGCCGATCGACCTCCACCTCAAGGGGCTCGAGCGCCTGGGCGCCGAGATCCAGCTCAGCCAGGGCTACGTCGAGGCGCGGGCGGCCCGCCTCAAGGGCGCCCGCATCGTCTTCGACTCGGTGACGGTCACCGGCACCGAGAACCTGATGATGGCGGCGGCCTTGGCCGAAGGGACCACGGTCCTCGAGAACGCGGCGCGCGAACCCGAGATCCCGGATCTCGCGCGCCTCCTCAACGCCATGGGCGCCAAGATTCAGGGAGCCGGCACGGAGCGGATCGAGATCCGGGGGGTCGAGGCGCTCGCGGGGGCCCGGCACCGGATCATCCCCGACCGCGTCGAGGCCGGAACGTTTCTCGTGGCTGGCGCGATCACCGGGGGGGATGTGACGGTCCGCGACGTCGTGCCCGATCACCTGACCGCCATCCTCGACAAGCTGGAGGCGGCCGGCGCCCGGCTCGACGTGGGCGTGGACCGCATCCGAGTCCGGGCCAACGGCCGTCCGCGGCCGACCGACATCGTGACGAACCCGTTTCCGGGCTTCGCGACCGACATGCAGGCGCAGATGATGGCGCTGCTCGGACTGGCGGACGGGTCGAGCGTGATCACGGAGACCATCTTCGAGAACCGCTTCATGCACGCGGCGGAGCTCCGGCGGCTCGGCGCCTCGATCGAGATCGACGGCCACCGGGCGGTGATCCGGGGGGTGGAGGCCTACCAGGCGGCGCCGGTCATGGCGACCGACCTGCGCGCCTCGGCCTCGCTGGTGCTCGGAGGGCTCGCCGCCCGCGGGACCACGGTGGTCTCGCGCGTGTATCACCTCGATCGGGGCTACGAGGCGATGGAAACCAAGCTGGCGGCGCTGGGCGCTCGAATCCGGCGGGAGCGATGA
- the prmC gene encoding peptide chain release factor N(5)-glutamine methyltransferase, with product MTTTLRQPPGGVRIGSVLRRTVGRLRTAGIATARQDAELLLARVLGTTRLALHLEPGRTLGGEALSRFEACVTRRAGQEPLQYILGEEEFLGLRLGVGPGVFIPRPETELLVERAVALCPPTAPSVALDLGAGSGAIACGLAARRLGVVVWAVELDPTAAAWARVNVEHLGLAGRVTVLEGDLWTPLAGQGLEGRCDLVLANPPYIARPALGGLPEEVRRFEPALALDGGPDGLAVIERILAQGPRFARPGGRVLLEIGHDHAPALRRRLGDDPRYGVPVFHRDLLGYERVLEVSVEPVEVSPVTPPPPDGWGGGAGGVAGGFH from the coding sequence GTGACCACGACGCTCCGGCAGCCCCCCGGCGGCGTCCGGATCGGGTCCGTGCTGCGGCGGACCGTCGGCCGGCTGCGAACGGCCGGGATCGCGACCGCCCGCCAGGATGCGGAACTGCTCCTCGCCCGTGTGCTCGGGACGACTCGACTCGCGCTTCACCTCGAGCCGGGGCGGACACTGGGCGGCGAGGCCCTGTCCCGCTTCGAGGCGTGCGTCACGCGGCGCGCGGGGCAGGAGCCGCTCCAGTACATCCTGGGGGAGGAGGAGTTTCTCGGGCTCCGGCTGGGGGTCGGGCCGGGCGTGTTCATCCCGCGCCCCGAGACCGAGCTCCTGGTCGAGCGAGCCGTGGCGCTCTGCCCCCCGACGGCGCCGTCGGTCGCGCTCGATCTCGGCGCGGGGTCCGGCGCGATCGCCTGCGGGCTCGCGGCCCGCCGGCTCGGCGTCGTCGTGTGGGCGGTGGAGCTCGACCCGACGGCGGCAGCCTGGGCGCGGGTCAACGTCGAGCACCTCGGCCTCGCCGGCCGAGTCACAGTGCTCGAAGGGGATCTCTGGACACCGCTCGCCGGCCAGGGGCTCGAAGGTCGGTGCGACCTCGTCCTCGCCAACCCCCCCTACATCGCGCGGCCCGCCCTCGGCGGCCTGCCCGAAGAAGTGCGCCGCTTCGAGCCCGCGCTCGCGCTCGACGGCGGCCCCGACGGCCTCGCCGTCATCGAGCGGATCCTGGCCCAGGGCCCCCGGTTCGCGCGTCCGGGCGGGCGGGTCCTGCTCGAGATCGGGCACGACCACGCCCCGGCCCTCCGCCGGCGACTCGGGGACGATCCGCGCTACGGCGTCCCCGTCTTCCATCGCGATCTCCTCGGCTACGAACGCGTCCTCGAGGTGTCGGTGGAACCAGTGGAGGTGAGTCCAGTCACCCCCCCTCCCCCCGATGGGTGGGGAGGGGGGGCTGGGGGGGTGGCGGGAGGTTTTCACTGA